A stretch of the Desulforamulus ferrireducens genome encodes the following:
- a CDS encoding ABC transporter permease, producing MRRILNIAYYETRLIFKDRIMFLLLFLVPLLYATIFGFVYVGGILSNVPLAIVDLDHSKLSREVVTAFENSPRFQRVPGIETYAELDQAMRQGKVRAGVVIPERFEQELQQQHPTQLLGVYDASNLLWGYNTRKYLNEVLTDFNANYTAGYLAGLGMSQQQIKGVMNTVNCNYEVWYNPTFSYSTYFYTGLLLMIIHQICLLSISLTVTRDKERRTWLQFLGSPLPSWQIFVGKSLPYFVVNFFNYVLLLWVGAYFVHAKIEGSLGLVVLFGLLFDLIITSLGFYISYLAPNSLQVTRYLMLVSVPIFMTSGFTWPQTHIPLVINALASLMPFTWMSEAFRMITLKNLPLSYLLTHLAVLVGMALVSLILASTFSKRRRPAA from the coding sequence TTGAGACGAATATTAAACATTGCCTATTATGAAACTCGCCTTATCTTTAAAGATCGCATCATGTTCTTGCTGTTATTTTTGGTACCCCTGCTCTATGCCACAATCTTTGGTTTTGTTTATGTGGGGGGTATTTTAAGTAACGTGCCCCTGGCCATTGTGGATCTGGATCATTCCAAGCTCAGCCGTGAGGTGGTAACAGCCTTTGAGAATAGTCCACGTTTCCAGCGGGTGCCGGGGATCGAAACCTACGCAGAACTGGACCAGGCCATGCGGCAGGGTAAGGTGCGGGCCGGTGTGGTTATTCCGGAACGCTTTGAACAGGAGCTGCAACAGCAGCATCCTACCCAGTTGTTGGGCGTGTACGATGCATCAAATTTGCTTTGGGGCTATAACACCCGCAAATATTTAAATGAGGTGCTCACCGATTTTAACGCCAACTACACCGCCGGTTATTTAGCCGGGTTAGGTATGTCGCAGCAGCAAATTAAAGGTGTTATGAATACCGTCAATTGCAATTATGAGGTGTGGTATAACCCCACCTTCAGCTACAGCACCTACTTTTACACCGGCCTCTTGCTCATGATTATCCATCAGATTTGCCTGCTGAGCATCAGCCTGACGGTAACCAGGGATAAGGAGCGCCGTACCTGGCTGCAGTTTCTTGGCTCACCCTTGCCCAGTTGGCAAATCTTCGTGGGTAAGTCCTTACCCTATTTCGTGGTTAATTTCTTCAACTATGTCCTGTTGTTGTGGGTGGGAGCTTATTTTGTCCACGCCAAAATCGAGGGTTCCCTGGGGCTGGTGGTGCTATTCGGCCTGTTGTTTGATTTGATCATTACCTCCCTGGGTTTTTATATCTCTTACCTGGCACCCAATTCCCTGCAGGTGACCCGTTATCTCATGCTGGTATCGGTGCCCATTTTCATGACCTCAGGCTTTACCTGGCCCCAGACCCACATCCCGCTGGTCATAAACGCCCTGGCCAGCCTCATGCCCTTCACCTGGATGTCCGAGGCCTTTCGGATGATTACCTTGAAAAACCTGCCCCTGAGCTATTTGCTTACACACCTGGCGGTACTGGTGGGCATGGCTTTAGTCAGCCTCATCCTGGCCAGCACCTTCAGCAAGCGCCGCCGCCCTGCGGCGTAG
- a CDS encoding endonuclease domain-containing protein, whose amino-acid sequence MSLPYNGNLIPQAKTLRKNMTPQEKKLWYQFLSKYSPRCQRQKAIADYIVDFYCHQARLVIELDGSQHYSGEGLEYDARRTEVLKKLGVEVVRFSNLDVDRNFRGVCEEIDRIIKSRRGVRKSPHGRRTSEKITPPVATRQPPR is encoded by the coding sequence ATGTCCTTACCCTATAATGGCAACCTCATCCCACAGGCTAAAACACTGAGAAAAAATATGACACCCCAGGAAAAGAAATTGTGGTATCAATTCCTCAGCAAATATTCTCCCAGATGCCAAAGGCAAAAAGCAATTGCCGACTATATAGTGGATTTTTACTGCCACCAAGCCAGACTGGTTATCGAGCTTGATGGTAGTCAACACTATAGTGGTGAAGGACTAGAGTATGATGCACGGCGTACCGAGGTTTTAAAGAAGCTGGGTGTAGAAGTGGTGCGTTTTTCTAATCTTGATGTAGATAGAAACTTTAGAGGTGTTTGTGAGGAGATAGATAGGATTATTAAGAGTAGGAGAGGAGTGAGGAAGTCCCCTCATGGGAGAAGAACTTCTGAAAAAATAACTCCCCCAGTCGCTACGCGCCAGCCCCCTCGGTGA